The following proteins are co-located in the Neisseria sp. Marseille-Q6792 genome:
- the eno gene encoding phosphopyruvate hydratase, protein MSAIIDIFAREILDSRGNPTVECDVLLESGVMGRAAVPSGASTGQKEALELRDGDKSRYLGKGVLKAVDHVNNQIAQALIGIDANEQSYIDQIMIELDGTENKGNLGANATLAVSMAVARAAAEDAGLPLYRYLGGAGPMALPVPMMNVINGGEHANNSLNIQEFMIMPVGAKSFREALRCGAEIFHALKKLCDSKGFPTTIGDEGGFAPNLNSHKEALQLIVEATEAAGYKAGEDVLFALDCASSEFYKDGKYHLEAEGRSYTSAEFAEYLEGLVNEFPIVSIEDGMDENDWEGWKLLTEKLGSSVQLVGDDLFVTNPKILAEGIEKGVANALLVKVNQIGTLSETLKAVDLAKRNRYASVMSHRSGETEDSTIADLAVATNCMQIKTGSLSRSDRMAKYNQLLRIEEELAEAAYYPGKAAFYQLGK, encoded by the coding sequence TGGGACGCGCAGCCGTACCAAGCGGCGCATCAACCGGCCAAAAAGAAGCTTTGGAACTTCGCGACGGCGACAAATCCCGTTACTTGGGCAAAGGCGTATTGAAAGCCGTTGACCACGTCAACAACCAAATCGCGCAAGCCCTCATCGGTATCGATGCCAACGAACAATCTTATATCGACCAAATCATGATCGAATTGGACGGTACTGAAAACAAAGGCAACTTGGGTGCCAACGCGACTTTGGCCGTTTCTATGGCCGTAGCACGCGCAGCCGCTGAAGATGCAGGCCTGCCCCTGTACCGCTACTTGGGCGGCGCAGGCCCAATGGCCCTGCCTGTTCCGATGATGAACGTTATCAACGGCGGCGAACATGCCAATAACAGCTTGAACATTCAAGAATTCATGATTATGCCTGTCGGCGCAAAATCCTTCCGCGAAGCCCTGCGTTGCGGCGCTGAAATTTTCCACGCGCTGAAAAAACTGTGTGACAGTAAAGGCTTCCCAACTACCATTGGCGACGAAGGCGGTTTTGCACCTAACCTGAACAGCCACAAAGAAGCCCTGCAACTGATCGTCGAAGCAACCGAAGCCGCCGGCTATAAAGCAGGCGAAGACGTATTGTTCGCCCTGGACTGCGCATCCAGCGAATTCTACAAAGACGGCAAATACCACTTGGAAGCCGAAGGCCGCTCTTACACCAGCGCAGAATTTGCCGAATACTTAGAAGGCTTGGTTAACGAATTCCCAATCGTTTCCATCGAAGACGGCATGGATGAAAACGACTGGGAAGGCTGGAAACTGCTGACCGAAAAATTGGGCAGCAGTGTTCAATTGGTCGGCGACGACTTGTTCGTAACCAATCCAAAAATCTTGGCCGAAGGCATCGAAAAAGGCGTAGCAAATGCATTGTTGGTCAAAGTCAACCAAATCGGTACTTTGAGCGAAACCCTGAAAGCCGTCGACTTGGCCAAACGTAACCGCTACGCCAGCGTAATGAGCCACCGCTCCGGCGAAACCGAAGACAGTACCATTGCCGACTTGGCAGTAGCCACCAACTGCATGCAGATCAAAACCGGCTCCCTGTCCCGTTCCGACCGCATGGCAAAATACAACCAACTGCTGCGTATCGAGGAAGAATTGGCGGAAGCCGCCTACTACCCTGGGAAAGCCGCATTCTACCAACTGGGCAAATAA
- the ftsB gene encoding cell division protein FtsB codes for MKWVTVVLSVSLVCCQYSLWFGKGSIGRNNDLKDQIAVQEEKNQTLALRNNSLAAEVYDLENGQEAISEIARVELGYIQDGETFYRLIRHNQ; via the coding sequence ATGAAGTGGGTAACTGTCGTTTTATCCGTCTCACTTGTCTGCTGCCAGTACAGCCTCTGGTTCGGCAAAGGCAGTATCGGACGCAACAACGACCTGAAAGATCAAATTGCCGTTCAGGAAGAAAAAAACCAGACACTCGCTTTACGCAATAATTCTCTGGCCGCCGAAGTCTATGATTTAGAAAACGGCCAAGAAGCCATTTCAGAAATTGCCAGAGTAGAATTAGGTTACATCCAAGACGGTGAAACTTTTTACCGACTCATCAGGCATAACCAGTAA